The Streptomyces sp. NBC_01775 genome includes a region encoding these proteins:
- a CDS encoding tetratricopeptide repeat protein — MRRRTAAAGGAAAVGVCVLGLLALGPGGLTGDTTDGAGPRAGRAGPGAPPSPDADSAVRAAQRAVDRDPKDPVAWSGLAQAEIERARTTLDTGRLDAAGKALRRSLALRPEDNYAAVTGNGQLANARHEFTEGRAYGLRGTRMAPERPGGYGVLADAEIQLGHYRAARTAVQRMLDLAPTAAAYSRAAYDLETHGRVRDAAVALRRAERSAETPGETAFAEARLGELAWSQGEVVRAQRHFRRAVRVVPGHPYGASGLARVHAAHGRTDRALALYDRLAARTPLPQFLAEATELRLAEHPGGQRGKRVGAGQHAALEAQLKMVRDQGGTVDPHLALYEADHGDPGRAVGLLRDEWKRSRGVIVADALGWALHRAGHDEEALTYARQAARTGWKSALFRYHRGAIEHALGRPEADRHLRQALALNPHFSPYHAPKAVKMLGGRESAACARVCPGKTQDGPGRDAQARGAEKGDHS; from the coding sequence GTGAGGCGGAGGACAGCCGCCGCGGGCGGAGCGGCAGCCGTCGGCGTGTGCGTCCTGGGACTCCTGGCTCTCGGGCCCGGCGGCCTCACCGGCGACACCACCGACGGCGCCGGTCCGCGCGCAGGACGCGCCGGGCCGGGCGCACCACCGTCGCCGGACGCGGACAGCGCGGTCCGCGCCGCGCAGCGGGCTGTGGACCGGGACCCGAAGGACCCCGTGGCCTGGTCCGGACTGGCCCAGGCCGAAATCGAACGGGCACGTACCACCCTCGACACCGGGCGCTTGGACGCCGCGGGCAAAGCTCTCCGCCGCTCCCTCGCGCTCCGGCCCGAGGACAACTACGCGGCCGTCACCGGCAACGGGCAACTCGCCAATGCCCGCCACGAGTTCACCGAAGGGCGCGCGTACGGGCTGCGCGGCACCCGGATGGCGCCCGAACGCCCCGGTGGCTACGGGGTACTGGCCGACGCCGAGATCCAGCTCGGCCACTACCGCGCCGCGCGGACCGCCGTGCAGCGGATGCTCGATCTGGCTCCGACCGCCGCCGCGTACAGCAGGGCCGCCTACGACCTGGAGACACACGGCCGGGTTCGAGACGCGGCGGTGGCGCTCCGCCGGGCGGAGCGGAGCGCCGAGACACCGGGCGAGACCGCGTTCGCCGAAGCGAGGCTCGGCGAGCTGGCCTGGTCGCAGGGGGAAGTGGTGCGTGCCCAGCGGCACTTTCGGCGCGCCGTACGAGTCGTGCCCGGCCACCCGTACGGCGCCTCCGGCCTCGCGCGGGTGCACGCCGCGCACGGTCGTACCGACAGGGCGCTGGCCCTCTACGACCGGCTGGCCGCGCGGACGCCGCTGCCGCAGTTCCTCGCCGAGGCCACCGAGCTGCGGTTGGCCGAACACCCCGGCGGGCAGCGGGGCAAGCGCGTCGGTGCAGGGCAGCACGCCGCGCTCGAAGCGCAGCTGAAGATGGTGCGCGACCAGGGCGGCACGGTCGACCCGCACCTCGCGCTGTACGAGGCCGACCACGGCGACCCGGGCAGGGCCGTGGGGCTGCTGCGTGACGAGTGGAAACGCTCCCGGGGCGTCATCGTGGCCGACGCGCTCGGCTGGGCGCTGCACCGAGCCGGGCACGACGAGGAGGCCCTGACCTACGCCCGGCAGGCGGCCCGTACGGGGTGGAAGAGCGCGCTGTTCCGCTACCACCGGGGCGCGATCGAGCATGCGCTCGGACGACCGGAGGCCGACCGTCACCTCCGCCAGGCCCTGGCGCTCAACCCGCACTTCTCGCCCTACCACGCCCCCAAGGCCGTCAAGATGCTCGGCGGACGGGAGAGCGCGGCGTGCGCGCGGGTGTGTCCCGGGAAGACGCAGGACGGACCGGGCCGCGATGCGCAGGCGCGCGGCGCGGAGAAGGGTGACCACAGTTGA